In the Prosthecobacter sp. genome, CGGAGAATGCGGATGCGACCAACGTCATTATAGCCCAGCACAAGCACCGCATCCACCTGATTGCTTTCGAACCACTTGATGATGCGCCCAGCCTTGAGCCACTCGAACGGCGCATAACGCAGTTTAAGTTGCCGGGTGAAGGGATGCCCCGGGCCAAATGAAATTGCCTTGATATCCGGTGTCGGAGCGTATGCATGCATGTAGTCCACTTCGTGAGTGCAGACGGTGTGCATGATGATTTCCCCGGCCATTTCCCGTGCAATGCGCTGGTGCAAATGCATGCGGTAGGGAGGCAGCGAATTGGCGACTATTGCCAGAACCGGCAGCCGCCTTTTCTCGGATAGCTGAGGAATATTCATCACGTCATTCCTTGTTTTTTGCGATCAACCTTGGGAAAAAACGTCATGAACTTGTCGGCCAGACTTGAACTTGCCTCTGTCCTCAGGTCCGAAACGGCACCGCTCAGGACACCCAGTCCTGTCGCGATCGCATCACGATGGCTGATACAGGCGAAATAATGATGCCAGTTCATACAGCTTCGCTTTACAAAATCGGTGCTCACTTCACGCCCGATCACGGCCCCTGCGGCTTCCAAGAACCCGGCGCGCAGGGCTTTCACTCGCTGCTTTAAGTTGAAACGTCTCTGGATGCCGGTGGGGGCGCGCAACGGGTCGGCATACAAGCGGATGAGGGAGCGTACGGCAGTCTCCTGCCAGAGGGCTTCGAGCAACGAGGGGTCCAACAATGGAGCAGTCACCGCGGCAATATAATCCTCATGCGATTTCGCCTCAGCAGCGTTGCTTGGCTCAGCAACCAACATTCTATTCTGCCGACGAATTTCCGTGGAGAAAACTCGCCCCCGCAGAGGTCGCGAGTTGAGATCGACATCAACCGCAAGTGACCAGTAAGTATCGACACCTTCAGCCCATCGTTCAGGGCAGACCAGCAAGTTCGCCGAACCATAACTGATGATGCCTCCGCCATAGTGCTCGATTCCTTGCGGTTGGTGGGCATGATGGCCATGCACAATCAGCGCGCCAGCATCGATCCATGACCGGTAGAGTTCCTGCAAATAAGGCGAGGGCCAGGGGGACATCTCGACTGAGGCGTGAACGGAGACGACCGCCACATCAATTTCCCCACGAAGCTTTGCGAGTGCTGGATAAATCCACGGCCCTATCTCAGCCACACCCGGCGCTGCCGCACCAGCTACGCCGTATTGTGCTTCGCAGCACGAGATCACACCCACACGCACACCATCGCTTTCAAAAACCATCGGACGCCGCGCTTCTCCGACATTCTTCCCCGCCCCGCTAAACTTACTCCCCGCCATGCTCAGTTGCTCAAAGGATTTCTCCATGCCCGCAGTACCGAAGTCCATGAAGTGATTGCTCGCAAGTGCGAAGTGGGTCTCTCCTTCGCTGCCCGGCAAACGCTCTGGCAGTGAGATCGAATAAAGCGAAGGGCCTGACTTCAAAGCGGGTTTGAGTCCATGCTGTGCGGAAAGTATCGGACCGTCTAAAACGCAGAGCACGGTGCCCGGGCCGAGATTCAACGCAGTCTCGTAAAGTTCAGGAGTATGGTCACCTGCGAGAATCATGCTACAATGCAAGGTGTTGTCGTCACGTTAAGGCAGTTTGAGTGGTGCTGGCATCAATAAACTGCTGTGCCCAGAGTTCCAGCGCCACTGGTATCCAGAGCGTCTCCGCCATGCTCGGTGGCAGGTGCGGCAGATCTTTCCACCAGCGGCGTACGACGTCGGCATTGACGAGCCCGCGTTGTTTCATTCCCGGTAGCAGCCGGTCCTCCATGAGGGATTCAAAGCGCTTGTCGGCAAAGTACTGTTCCAGCGGCAGACTGAACCCCGACTTGCGGCGATAAACAAACTTTTCGTCAAAGGTCCGGCGGGCGAGGCGTTTGAGAACCACCTTCGTCGCCCGCATCCGCGAATCGCGCAATGAAATCGACGGACTGACGAGACAGCGTCGCGGCAGACTACGCGCACAGGCCATGAGATCGAGATCAAGAAACGGCACCCGATTCTCCAGCGAGTGGGCCATCGTCATCTTGTCCTGGCGCACTAGCAGGTCCACCATGTAAGTCTGCATTTCGTATTTCAGGCAGTTGCCGAGATGGTCAGCCTGCCCTTCCGCAAAGATGACACGTCGCCGGCTCATCAGATTCTCGAAATCTGCTTCCGGCCTTAGTTGCAGCAGCAAATCAGACCGCTGCCACAACGAGGCACCTATAAAACTGTCCACCGGATTGCCGCCAAATTGCCGTTCGAGCCGCATCCCGATCTTCGGTGCCCGCCGTAGCAACGGAAGCCAGGGAGACACCTTGGGTCTCAGCCCTGCGTAATAGAACCGTGAGTAGCCACCAAAAATTTCATCAGCACCTTCTCCGCTCAGCAACACCGTCACCAAGGGCCGCGCCCGACGCGCCAGAAGCCAGATGCCGAGCGAGTTTGGATGATTCAAAGGCTGGTCGAGATGCCATGAGGCACGGTCAAGAGTCTCAAAGAAGAACCCGTCGCTGAACATGAAGCGATGACTGTCGGCCTTTGCCGCATTTGCCGCCTGTGACATCCAGTGCTCTTCCGAATAGCCTGGATCATCGAAGACCACTGAAAAAGTCTGCATATCGGCATCGAAGTGAGAACGTGCAAAGACGCTCACCAACGAGGAGTCGATTCCGCCGGACAACTGGCAGCCGACCGGCACATCGCTGATGAGCTGGGACTTCACCGCCTGACGCAGGAGATGATCCACCTTGTCGAGCGCCTCATCATCGGTCAGCGACGCCTGCTCGCTTCCATCTGGAATCTCCCAGTAACGTCGGACGGAAACGCCTTCCGCCGTGATCCGCAGGCAATGTCCTGGGCGAAGTTGCCGCACGCCTTTGAGAAGGTAGTTTTCTCCCGCGACATAACGAAACGCAAGGTATTCATCTAGGTGAGTGGTGTCCACCTCCGCCTTGAACGCGGGATGCATCAGGAACGACTTCGCCTCCGAGGCGAACAACAGCGCCTGCCCGGCCATCGTCCAGTAGAACGGCTTGATGCCAAGATGATCGCGCGCGATATGGATTTCGCCTTGTCGAAGATCGATGATGACAATCACGAACATCCCATTGAGACGCCCGAGCATGCCATCGAAACCGTGCGTTTCGTAGAGCTTGAGAATGACCTCGGTGTCGGTGTGGCTGCGGAACTGGCAGCCCGAAGCTTCGAGGTCCCGCCGGTGCTGCGGTGCGTTGTAGATTTCCCCGTTGAACGCCAGAATGATGCTGCCGTCGCCATTGAGCATGGGCTGGTGGCCAAGTTCGGAGAGGTCCTGGATGCTCAGACGATTGAATCCCAGTGCTCCTTCAAAGGCATTTCCAGCAGGGCCACCTCCCGGCTTCAATTCATGCGATCTTGCTAAGCGAAGTGAAAACAACCGTATTCCCTGATCATCCGGCCCACGATGACGCTGGATGTCGATCATCCGGGCAAGCACCGCCGCTTCAGCAGGAGCACCGTTTAGATTGAAGTAGCCGGCAATACCGCACATGGAATCAAGAGTGGTTGAAGGAAGTTGCTGGTTTGCCGAATTTCAGGGAACCCAGCACTGTGCGTGCAGAAACGGGCTTTCGAACAGAACGAAAGCGCCAAGCCAGCACCGGTATCATGAAAAAACCACGCATAATACCGCTCCGACGCCCATGACGTATGAGCCACCAGGCACGTTTAAGGCAACGTGCAAAGCCAAGCGGCCAGAGCAGCGCCGGATAGCGCAGGAATGTGAGAAGCCCAAGGTTGGCAATTGAAGCCGCATTAATGTGGGGCCGTGAGTGGTTCACCATGTCCGGGTGATGTGCCACCCGAAGCGAGGGTAGGAGATAAATTCGCCAACCTGCCTCGTGAAGACGCAAGGAGAGATCAGACTCTTCCATCCCATAGGCGGGCTGGATGGGAACATAGCCGTCGGTTTTGAGAAAAATGTCACGCCGGTAGATACAGCCGCAGCCGACAAACGAATCTGTGCGCCATATGGGACTGTCCTCCGGAAGGAATTCATTTGAATTCCCTTCGCGGATGTTTGCGGCAAGAATCGCAGCATCGGGAAAACGAGCCGCAAGTTCGACGACCCGTTGAAAAAAAATCATGTCCTCCGGTCTGGAATCATCATCGAAGCTCGCCACGAGTTCGTGGGTGGCGGCGCACAGGAGCTTGTTCCGGGCCCCTCCAGGCCCGCTTGTTTCCGTAGAAAACAAGATGCGGGTGGAAGGAAATTCTTTCTCAAGTTCAAGCGCAAACTTCGTCTGGCCGCCATCAACATGAACGAGGACTTCCGCCGGTGGAGGATGGCAGGCAAGGATCGAACGAAGCGTTGCGCGTGTTTGCACGCCTCGATCAAAGGCGGTGACGATGGCCGAGACCGGTACGCTGCCGGGTCCCAAGGCCGGTGAAAACTTCTCATCCACCATGAGAACTTGAGTTTGCCCCATGCAGTGCAGCCAGCAGGCGTTGACTATAGGCATCCAGGGATACGAGGTCCGTCGCGGCAGCGGCAGCTTCGCCCATTTTGCGGACGAGATCCCGATCATGATGGAGCATGCCCAGCCTCACCGTCATCGCTGCGGTGTCACAGACCGGCACGACGAAACCGTCCACACCATCGCGTACCAGGCTGCCGGTGTTCGGCGTCGTGACCACCGGCAGGCCCGACATCAGCGCCTCATAGGTGACCGTGGCGGAACCTTCGCAGACAGAAGGAAGGAAGAAGACATCCGCCCACTCAAACTGGGCGCGCATCTCGCTGCGCGGGATCGCTCCGGCGAGTTGGACAAATTTCGCCACCTGTGACCGCGCCGAGGGTTCGAGCGAGACGCTGCCAACCCAGCGGAATTCTGCGTCCGCTCCGAGCATCTGTGCTGTTTCCATCGCATAAGTCACCCCTTTGCGCAGCCCCGCCTCGCCCACGCTGAGCACGCGCAGTGGGCCGCTGCGCCCGCTGCGCGGGACTGGGGAGAATCGAGTGTCCACACCATAAGGAACCACCACACAGCGTTCCACCGGCCCGCCGCAATGGGCCACGCCGTGCTTCACGAACTCGGAGCCGCACAGGATGAGGTCTGCCAGCGCCCACTCCTCGTGCTCGCGCTCGATGGTCTCCTGCGTGGACGGACCACGCACACGCGGTGGTTCCCAGCCGGGAAAGCGGTCCTGCTCCAGAGCGAGGAGTTCCTCCTCGTAGGCGCGTGGAGCAATGCATTGCTCCATGACCGTCCTAAGACCGCGTTTCCGCGCGGCCTGAAGCAACTCTAGCGCCGCTGTGTTGAAGCCAAACACCCCACCCGCCGCTCCAAAGCCAGCCTTGGCGACTTGCCGCGCGAACTTTTTCCCCCCTGCAAGATAGGCGGCGCTCCGGGATTCGATGTTCTTGGCCAGCGCCTGCCGGGCAAAATACTCCAAACCCAGCAAGGGAAACGAGTGGATCAGCTCCCGTGACAGATCATCGCTGCGGCGTCCCAGGAGGCGGTTGACCACGGCAGGCCGCAAGCTGGCCGGGAGCAAGGCCAGTAAACTAGTTCCCGCGTCCCCGGCATAAAAATCCGTGTACAGGCGCTCAAGCATCCCCTCGCGGTGGAGGATACGCGGTACTGCGTAATGCATGTATGCACCGAAGCGGGCCACTACCCAGGTACAACTTGGCTTGTCTAACTTGTTCACTTATCTTTTTGCCTTCGATAAAAACCAGCGTCGCAGGATGCGTCCGATCCCGGAGCCATACTTGTGGATTACTCCCACCTTGAACTGTTGAAGCAGTGACATTGGCTGAAGACGCCGGTTCACAAACAGCATGTCACCGTAGCTGTGCCAGCTCATCTTGAACACCAGAAAGCCAAGGGACTTCATCCGTTCGATCACCTCCAGAATCGCCGGGAGGCTCGAGGGGTCGAGAAAGTCGTGAAACTCCACCGTCATCTGGCCCACACGCGCAAACAACTCCGAAGGCGCATCCCGCAGCACGGCAACTTCCTCGCCCTCAATGTCCATTTTGATCAGGTCAATGCGCGCAGCCGGTTCGAGTGCCAGTGCATCCGCGAGGGTCACGGCCGGCACCTCCACCGTTTCCGCACCAACGTCGGAGTAGTGTAAGGAAGAGCAGGTAGCCTGATTGACGTGAAAGCGCAGCGTGCCAGCTTTTGCCGCCAACGCCTGTGGCAGGACACGCACATTGGCCGGGAGTGAAACCCTGCCCAGCCAGGTCGGATCAGCTTCAAAGCCGACGACACGCGCGCATTTTGGTGCCACTAGGCGCGCAAAACCGCCATTGTTAACGCCGAAGTCAAACACCACTCCGTCATGCCGGATCAAACCGGGAAGGAAGGAGTGGCACCAGTAATAAGACACATTCACGAAAGTAATCAGCGGTTTCTGTTAAGTCCACACGTCTGGATCACCACATAAGGATCTGCGGCAGGCCATAACAGGTCTCAGACAACGATTTCCTGATCAACCGGAGGCGAGGGTAGTACCTTAAGCGGACGTTGGCATGGCGTGAAGTTGGAAAGAACCTCCGCCGTGTCCTTTCTGAGATACACTGACAGGTGATTGTAGTGTGTACATGTTAGACAAAGATTCTTGATTTTAGGAGTGGTGAACTCCTTTCTCAGCTGCTGCATCCCCGGGCCGAACCAGATGTCGGCCAGATGTTGATCACGCACATTTCCCACCACGAGTTCCCTTGCATCCACGTCGCGGCAGTTGCACCCTCCCACTTTCCCATCCCAATAGACCATGGGACCGAAAAACAGCTCGCTGCATGGACTCCACTTCGGCTGGTGGTTGTGCCGCAGTTTCATGTTTCCCGTCAACTCGTCCTGGGAGATTTTGCCCCCCCATGAATCGTAACGGAATTTCACCCCGATGTTTTCTGAGCTCACGGCTTGAACCACCCTGTGGTAGTCGGGATAGGAAAGAACCTCGTTGAGCGGGCGGTCCACCCGCATGTCCACAAAGAGCTGAACGGGCCGCCCGAGACGGTTGTTGATCTCGGCGAACTCCAGAACGTTTTTGAGCATCTGCTCATACATCGTTGACCGGTAAACCCGCAGATACATCTCACGGTCAAAACCGGAGGTGGATACGGTCAGCGCACTCAGACCGGAGGTGACAAGCTCCTCCGCTCCCAGCTTGTGCAAGGTCAACATGTTGGAATACATCGAGATGGTCTTGATCTGAGGGTGGCTGCGGGCATAGCGGATGCGCTCGATGATGTGCTTGTCCACCAGCGGTTCCCCGACGGTGGGGGTGAATCCAAGGTTGCCGCCTCCGCACTCGATGTAATCGGCCATGATCTTGCGGAACAAATCCATGTCCATCACGCCAGTCGGCCGGGTTTGGTATTGATAGGCGCAGAACACGCATTTGGCATTGCAGATGTTTGTGGTCTCGATGTTCACGTTTCCCATCGCCGCTGAAAGACGACTGATCAGCGCTTTCTTGTGGAAGGGATAGATGAGCATAGCCCGTAACCGTTCCAACTGATACAGCGCTTTGCGGGTGAACAGGGAAACGAGATTCGGTAGATTCATAAAGTAGTCCTCTTTGCTTGAGGTTTGTCCCTCGCTGAGACAACTTTTAACCCGCCGGGTTGAAGTTCTGATTCATGCAGTGTCCCTCGCCCCAACGGCCCCAAGATTTTGGCGACTTCTTCAAGCGGCAATATTCCGATGCGGCTTAGCTTGCGACCAAGCCGGTAAGTCTGCCCGGCAACGGGATTCCGAAGCCGAAGGGTCTGGCAAATGAAAAAAATCGCATGAATGTACCCAACAAAGGTCGGATACAGGCAGCCATGGGTCAACCCGTAACGCAACCCATTGAAGATGGTTCCAGGAAAGTGGCAAATGAGATCAGGCAGGGGCACGTTCCAAAAAGCATGGCAAAGATCATTTCTGCGCTCCAACATACGCCGACGCCAGCCGTCCCTCACAGGTGAGGCATAGTGGAGAATGGGATCGGCAGTTCCAAGCGCGGTAACGTAGCCGAAGTTCAGAAGTCGCAAGCAAAAGTCCCGTTCCTCGGTTCCGGTTTCTAATGCCTCTCGATAGCCCCCAAATTGCAGAAACACATCGCGTCGGACAGCGTACGCCGTTCCAACAAAAGCGCCCACAACCCATGTTCCCGGTCCAGCCGGGATTGGAGTCCTAATCTCTGGGCTGACAAGGATGTCCTTGTGTGGAATGCTAACTGCGGCAATCCTGGGATGGCTGAAGTCCGCCAAGGTTTGGCGCACGATGGAAGCCGTTGAGAATTCCGCATCGTCATCAATGGAAATGATATATTCACCGTGAGCCAGTGAAGCGGCACGATTACGCTGCACACAACAGTTCACTGATATCTCAGACTCCACCAGCCGAACGCTGGTAAATTCCTGGCGGACCAT is a window encoding:
- a CDS encoding CapA family protein; translation: MILAGDHTPELYETALNLGPGTVLCVLDGPILSAQHGLKPALKSGPSLYSISLPERLPGSEGETHFALASNHFMDFGTAGMEKSFEQLSMAGSKFSGAGKNVGEARRPMVFESDGVRVGVISCCEAQYGVAGAAAPGVAEIGPWIYPALAKLRGEIDVAVVSVHASVEMSPWPSPYLQELYRSWIDAGALIVHGHHAHQPQGIEHYGGGIISYGSANLLVCPERWAEGVDTYWSLAVDVDLNSRPLRGRVFSTEIRRQNRMLVAEPSNAAEAKSHEDYIAAVTAPLLDPSLLEALWQETAVRSLIRLYADPLRAPTGIQRRFNLKQRVKALRAGFLEAAGAVIGREVSTDFVKRSCMNWHHYFACISHRDAIATGLGVLSGAVSDLRTEASSSLADKFMTFFPKVDRKKQGMT
- the asnB gene encoding asparagine synthase (glutamine-hydrolyzing) — translated: MCGIAGYFNLNGAPAEAAVLARMIDIQRHRGPDDQGIRLFSLRLARSHELKPGGGPAGNAFEGALGFNRLSIQDLSELGHQPMLNGDGSIILAFNGEIYNAPQHRRDLEASGCQFRSHTDTEVILKLYETHGFDGMLGRLNGMFVIVIIDLRQGEIHIARDHLGIKPFYWTMAGQALLFASEAKSFLMHPAFKAEVDTTHLDEYLAFRYVAGENYLLKGVRQLRPGHCLRITAEGVSVRRYWEIPDGSEQASLTDDEALDKVDHLLRQAVKSQLISDVPVGCQLSGGIDSSLVSVFARSHFDADMQTFSVVFDDPGYSEEHWMSQAANAAKADSHRFMFSDGFFFETLDRASWHLDQPLNHPNSLGIWLLARRARPLVTVLLSGEGADEIFGGYSRFYYAGLRPKVSPWLPLLRRAPKIGMRLERQFGGNPVDSFIGASLWQRSDLLLQLRPEADFENLMSRRRVIFAEGQADHLGNCLKYEMQTYMVDLLVRQDKMTMAHSLENRVPFLDLDLMACARSLPRRCLVSPSISLRDSRMRATKVVLKRLARRTFDEKFVYRRKSGFSLPLEQYFADKRFESLMEDRLLPGMKQRGLVNADVVRRWWKDLPHLPPSMAETLWIPVALELWAQQFIDASTTQTALT
- a CDS encoding glycosyltransferase, whose amino-acid sequence is MVDEKFSPALGPGSVPVSAIVTAFDRGVQTRATLRSILACHPPPAEVLVHVDGGQTKFALELEKEFPSTRILFSTETSGPGGARNKLLCAATHELVASFDDDSRPEDMIFFQRVVELAARFPDAAILAANIREGNSNEFLPEDSPIWRTDSFVGCGCIYRRDIFLKTDGYVPIQPAYGMEESDLSLRLHEAGWRIYLLPSLRVAHHPDMVNHSRPHINAASIANLGLLTFLRYPALLWPLGFARCLKRAWWLIRHGRRSGIMRGFFMIPVLAWRFRSVRKPVSARTVLGSLKFGKPATSFNHS
- a CDS encoding glycosyltransferase family 4 protein, which encodes MVNRLLGRRSDDLSRELIHSFPLLGLEYFARQALAKNIESRSAAYLAGGKKFARQVAKAGFGAAGGVFGFNTAALELLQAARKRGLRTVMEQCIAPRAYEEELLALEQDRFPGWEPPRVRGPSTQETIEREHEEWALADLILCGSEFVKHGVAHCGGPVERCVVVPYGVDTRFSPVPRSGRSGPLRVLSVGEAGLRKGVTYAMETAQMLGADAEFRWVGSVSLEPSARSQVAKFVQLAGAIPRSEMRAQFEWADVFFLPSVCEGSATVTYEALMSGLPVVTTPNTGSLVRDGVDGFVVPVCDTAAMTVRLGMLHHDRDLVRKMGEAAAAATDLVSLDAYSQRLLAALHGANSSSHGG
- a CDS encoding FkbM family methyltransferase, with protein sequence MIRHDGVVFDFGVNNGGFARLVAPKCARVVGFEADPTWLGRVSLPANVRVLPQALAAKAGTLRFHVNQATCSSLHYSDVGAETVEVPAVTLADALALEPAARIDLIKMDIEGEEVAVLRDAPSELFARVGQMTVEFHDFLDPSSLPAILEVIERMKSLGFLVFKMSWHSYGDMLFVNRRLQPMSLLQQFKVGVIHKYGSGIGRILRRWFLSKAKR
- a CDS encoding radical SAM protein, translating into MNLPNLVSLFTRKALYQLERLRAMLIYPFHKKALISRLSAAMGNVNIETTNICNAKCVFCAYQYQTRPTGVMDMDLFRKIMADYIECGGGNLGFTPTVGEPLVDKHIIERIRYARSHPQIKTISMYSNMLTLHKLGAEELVTSGLSALTVSTSGFDREMYLRVYRSTMYEQMLKNVLEFAEINNRLGRPVQLFVDMRVDRPLNEVLSYPDYHRVVQAVSSENIGVKFRYDSWGGKISQDELTGNMKLRHNHQPKWSPCSELFFGPMVYWDGKVGGCNCRDVDARELVVGNVRDQHLADIWFGPGMQQLRKEFTTPKIKNLCLTCTHYNHLSVYLRKDTAEVLSNFTPCQRPLKVLPSPPVDQEIVV
- a CDS encoding glycosyltransferase family A protein; protein product: MARPSNHTYKSMPEGNPTASVIIVTRNRKADLRRALYSTLMQDIPCEVIVVDDASTDGTVEMVRQEFTSVRLVESEISVNCCVQRNRAASLAHGEYIISIDDDAEFSTASIVRQTLADFSHPRIAAVSIPHKDILVSPEIRTPIPAGPGTWVVGAFVGTAYAVRRDVFLQFGGYREALETGTEERDFCLRLLNFGYVTALGTADPILHYASPVRDGWRRRMLERRNDLCHAFWNVPLPDLICHFPGTIFNGLRYGLTHGCLYPTFVGYIHAIFFICQTLRLRNPVAGQTYRLGRKLSRIGILPLEEVAKILGPLGRGTLHESELQPGGLKVVSARDKPQAKRTTL